In Xenorhabdus griffiniae, the genomic window GTTTACCTGGAAAACCATTGGCTGATATTCATGGTAAGCCAATGGTTGTGCGTGTGATGGAACGGGCTGTCCGTTCTGGTGCTGATCGGGTTATTGTGGCAACGGATCATCAAGAAGTGTTTGATGCAGTGATTGCCGCAGGCGGTGAGGCTTGCATGACACGTGAAAATCACCATTCAGGTACAGAGCGTTTGGCTGAGGTTATCGATAAATACCAATTTGCTGATGATGAAATTATTGTGAATGTTCAGGGTGATGAACCCCTTATCCCAGAACAGATCATCAAACAAGTGGCTGATAATTTAGCTGACAGTAATGCAGGAATGGCAACGCTTGCCGTGCAGATCCAGAATGCAGAAGAAGCATTTAATCCCAATGCTGTTAAAGTTGTGATGGATTCGCAAGGTTATGCCCTCTATTTTTCTCGTGCTACGATCCCATGGGAACGTGATCGCTTTATGCAATCAACAGAGTCTATTGGAGAGCATTTCCTGCGCCATATTGGAATTTATGCGTATCGGGCGGGGTTTATTCGACGTTATATCCAGTGGTCGCCAAGCCCCTTGGAAAGTATCGAAATGCTCGAACAATTAAGGGTGCTTTGGTACGGTGAAAAGATCCATGTAGCAAAAGCCCTGCAAGCGCCTGGTACAGGGGTTGATACACCGGAAGATCTACAAGCCGTCAGAAAAGTTTTTGCCACACTCTGATCTTCTTGTTTGAAATCGGGTGAAATTTAAAAGAGAATGCCGTAACGTTTATACAGCATTCTCTTTTTTCGTCACACTTCACTGCTCATTCTGATGTTATTTCTCACCCTCTTTTGGTTGAAGGTCTTTTGATTGTTCAATACGTATATCCTGACTTACCGGTTTAATAGCCTGCCAGATGCGGCCTAATGTCTCATACCAGGCACGCTCGGTGTGTGATAAATAGTAGGAAGAAGGAAGATATTTTTCCCACGAATATAGAGGCGTTGTGACGGCCAATTGATTGGCAGGACCCGCAATGGGATGCAGACCTCGTTGTACAAAAAACTTGAGGGCTCGTTCCATATGATTGGCCGAAGTGACAAGAATGAAAGGTTGTTGCCCAACGATTTTTTCAACTTCAGCAGCTTCTTCTTCTGTATCTAAGGGTTTTTTTAATGCTATCGTGTCTTCTACAGGAATTCCCAGAGATTGTGCTACCATAGCAGCAACTTCGGCACTGCTAATGGCATTAACGCCTTTACCGCCAGTAAAAATCATTTTGGCGCCAGGATTGAGACGATATAACCGAATCCCCTCCGTCACTCTGGGCAAGCTGTTACTGATAAGGTTGGCGCTGGGAGCCCATTGGGGGTTATAAGTAAAAGCGCCTCCAAGAACCACAATATATTTTATGGGAGTGATAGGAGTTGTGTCTGGTTCATAGCGTTGAACATATTTTCCCTCGACAGGGAGTAAGAGTTTATCCGCGACAGGCTGTAAACTAAATAAAAGTAATGCCAGCCAACTGAGTGATAAAATGGCTTTCCCTGTTTTTTGCCAACGGGTAACCCACAATAATAACAGGGCGGCAAAAGAGACGATAATAATCAACGGTAAAGGCATTAATAGTGAGCCGATATATTTTTTTAGCAGAAATAACATTGATTGGCCTTGGGTTGGTTAAATTATAATCGCGCAATGGCAAATTTAAGGCTAAAAGTAGTTAATTAAAAGATTACTGTGCCAAAATACATAGTAGTAAAAATAACGGTAGTAAAAATAGCAGTAGATAGCATCATTACTCAATAGATAAATTAAATTTAGCTTATAAGTGGGGCGGTTTTTCATGCGGGATCGCAATTTCGATGATATTGCAGACAAATTTTCGCGTAATATTTACGGCACAACCAAAGGTAAAATCAGGCAGGCCGTTGTCTGGCAGGATATTAACGAATTGCTGAATCATTTGCCTCAACGTCCTTTGCTCATTTTGGATGCGGGGGGCGGTGAAGGTAATATGGCCTGCCAGTTAGCTGAATTGGGACATCAGGTCATACTTTGTGATTTATCAAAAGAGATGATCCAGAGAGCGGAACATAACGCCGAAGAACGGGGTGTTCTCGCTCAGATGCAATTTATTCAAAGCCCGGTACAGGAAATTCACCAGCATATTGAACAGCCCGTTGATCTGATTTTATTTCATGCTGTCTTGGAATGGATCACCGACCAAAAAAATGTAATAGAAACATTGGAAGATATGATAACGCCCGGTGGTGCACTTTCATTAATGTTTTATAATGCGAATGGGCTGGTCATGCGTAATGCTATCTTGGGTAACTTTCATTTGGCGACGCCTAATATTCAGCGTCGTCGAAAACGCTCTCTATCGCCACAAAATCCATTAATACCAGAACAGGTATATCAATGGCTAACTGAACTTAAGATGGAAATAACAGGTAAAACAGGCGTGAGAGTTTTTCACGATTATTTGCAAAGTCGTCAATTACAAGACACAAATTTTCCGGCGTTGCTTGAACTTGAACAGCGTTATTGCAGACAGGAGCCCTATATCAGCCTGGGGCGTTACATTCATGTGATGGCACGCAAGCCTACCTTAAAGAGCGAATTATGAGTGAATATTCCCAGACGGTTCCTGAACTTGTGTCCTGGGCCAGAAAAAATGATTTTTCAATTTCGTTGCCACCAGAACGCTTGGCTTTTTTGCTGGCTATTGCCGTATTAAACAGTGAACGGCTTGATGGTGAAATGAGTGAAGGGGAGCTGGTGGATGCCTTTCGTGAAGTCTGTAAAGGTTTTGAGCAGACTTCGGAAGCGGTATCCGTCAGGGCAAATAATGCCATTAATGATATGGTGCGCCAGAAGTTACTTAACCGTTTTACCAGTGAATTGGCGGATGGCAATGCCATTTATCGCCTGACTCCACTGGGAATTGGCATCAGTGATTATTACATCCGCCAGCGTGAATTCTCCACGTTGCGTCTTTCTATGCAGTTATCTATCGTTGCTAACGAATTGCACAGGGCAGCGGAGGCAGCCGAAGAAGGGGGCGATGAATTGCATTGGCACCGCAATGTTTTTGCTCCTCTTAAATATTCTGTCGCTGAAATTTTTGACAGCATCGATATGTCCCAGCGCTTGATGGATGAACAGCAAAACAGTGTAAAAACTGATATCGCCGCACTACTCAATCAGGATTGGCAGGCGGCCATCGCTAATTGTGAACAACTGTTGTCTGAAACCTCCGGCACGTTGCGGGAACTTCAGGATACTTTGGAAGCGGCGGGCGATAAATTGCAGGCGAATCTATTACGTATCCAAGCCGCAAATATGGACAGCGGCGGTTCTGAGTTGGTCGATAAACTGGTTTTTGATTTGCAAAGCAAACTGGATCGCATTATCAGTTGGGGGCAACAAGCTATTGATTTGTGGATAGGTTATGATCGCCATGTTCACAAATTTATCCGAACTGCCATTGATATGGATAAAAACCGCATTTTTGCCCAGCGCCTTCGTCAATCTATTCAACACTATTTTGACAGTCCGTGGACCTTGACAGTCGCTAACGCAGAACGTTTTCTGGATATGCGTGATGAAGAGCTGACTCTGCGTAATGAAGAGGTAATGGGAGAGTTACCGCCAGAAATGGAATACGAAGAGTTTAGTGAAATCAATGAACAATTAGCTGAAATGATAGAGCAGGCGCTGGCGGTTTACCAGCAGGCAAAACTTCCTCTGGATTTGGGGGCTGTACTGCGCGACTACCTTGTCCAGTATCCACGTAAACGCCATTTTGATGTGGCACGTATCTTGGTGGATCAAGCGGTCAGGTTGGGGGTTGCAGAAGCGGATTTCTCTGGTTTACCGGCGGAATGGTTAGCGATTAATGATTACGGAGCCAAGGTACAGGCACATGTCATCGACACATATTGAACAACTTATGCCAGTGAAACTGGCTCAGGCATTATCCAATACACTTTTCCCTGAATTAGACAGTCAACTGCGTGCAGGGCGCCATATTAGTCTGGATGATCTTGATAATCATGCTTTTCTGATGGATTTTCAGGAAGAGTTGGAAATGTTTTATGCGCGTTATAACGTCGAGTTAATCCGTGCACCAGAAGGTTTTTTCTACCTGCGTCCCCGTTCGACGACGCTGATCCCGCGCTCTGTGTTGTCTGAATTGGATATGATGGTAGGTAAAATCCTGTGCTACCTTTACCTTAGCCCAGAGCGCCTGTCTAATCAGGGGATATTTACCTTTCAGGAACTGTACGAAGAATTATTGTCATTGGCAGACGAAAATAAGTTGGTGAAATTAGTGAACCAACGTTCGACTGGTTCAGATCTGGACAAACAGAAATTGCAGGAAAAATCGCGTACAGCTTTAAACCGCTTACGCCGTCTGGGTATGGTTTATTTCCTGCAAAACGACAGTAATAAATTTACGATTACTGAAGCGGTATTTCGCTTCGGTGCAGATGTACGCAGCGGTGATGACCCACGCGAGGCACAATTACGGATGATCCGTGATGGTGAAGCCATGCCAATAGAAAGGGAAACATCGCAGGAAGATAATGAACATGAAGAAGCATCAGGGCATTCAGCAGAAGGTACGGAGGATGAGCAGTCATGATTGAACGCGGTAAATTTCGCTCACTGACGTTAGTTAATTGGAATGGTTTTTTTGCCAGAACGTTTGATCTTGACGAACTTGTGACAACGTTATCCGGCGGTAATGGTGCTGGTAAATCAACCACAATGGCAGCCTTTGTCACTGCATTGATCCCTGATTTAACATTGCTCCATTTCCGCAATACGACAGAAGCGGGGGCAACTTCAGGTTCACGTGATAAAGGGTTGCACGGTAAGTTACGGGCAGGTGTTTGCTACTCCACGCTGGACGTGGTTAATTCACGCCATCAACGGATCATCACCGGAGTCCGTTTACAGCAAGTCGCAGGACGTGATCGAAAAGTTGATATTAAACCCTTTATGATTCAGGGCGTTCCTGCGTCGATTCAGCCAACGCAGTTATTGACTGACAATATCAACGAACGTCAGGCGCGGGTGCTGCCGTTAAATGAACTAAAGGAACGCCTTGATAAGATGGAAGGCGTTCAGTTCAAACAATTTAACTCGATTACCGATTACCACGCCCTGATGTTTGATTTGGGTGTGATCCCAAAACGTTTGCGTTCAGCGAGTGACCGCAGCAAGTTTTATCGTCTGATAGAAGCATCATTATATGGCGGAATTTCCAGTGCGATTACCCGCTCATTGCGTGATTACTTGTTACCGGAAAACAGCGGTGTCAGAAAAGCATTTCAGGATATGGAAGCCGCATTGCGTGAAAATCGCATTACGTTGGAAGCTATCCGTGTCACCCAATCCGACCGTGATCTTTTCAAGCACCTTATCACAGAAGCTACGGCTTATGTGTCTGCTGACTATATGCGTCATGCCAACGAACGCCGCGTTCATCTGGATGAGGCATTGGCTTTGCGCAGTGAATTATTTGGCAGCCGCCGCCAACTGGTCGCTGAACGATATCGCCATGTTGAAATGGCGCGGGAACTGGGGGAACAAAGCGGAGCCTCTTCTGATTTAGAAATGGATTATCAGGCGGCCAGTGATCACCTGAATCTGGTTCAAACGGCGATGCGTCAGCAGGAAAAAATCGATCGCTACCAATCTGATATTGAAGAGCTGATCTACCGACTGGAAGAGCAGAGCGAAGTTGTAGAAGAGGCGAGAGATCTTCAGGCGGAATATGAAGCCACATGTGAAGCGGCAGAACAAGAAGTTGATGAACTGAAAAGCCAGCTTGCTGACTACCAACAAGCGTTGGATGTACAGCAAACTCGCGCTATTCAATACCAGCAAGCATTGCAAGCATTAGAGCGTGCCCGTGAACTTTGCCAGCTTCCCGAACTGTCGATAGAAAATGCCGACGAATGGCAGGAAACCTATCAGGCCAAAGCGCAGCAAGCGACAGAGACGTTGCTGGCGTTGGAACAGAAATTGAGCGTTGCTGACGCAGCGCATAGTCAGTTTGAGCAGGCTTACCAACTGGTAAAAAGTATTATTGGTGAAGTGAGCCGTAGTGAAGCCTGGCAAGCTGCTCGTGAAGCATTGCGTGAATGGCCATCCCAGCGTCATCTGGCTGAGCGCGTCCAACCTTTGCGTATCCAATTGACCGAACTGGAACAACGCCTGAACAGTCAGCAAAATGCAGAACGTTTGTTGGAAGAGTTTTGTAAGCGTCATAATCAGCAACATCAGGCAGAAGACCTGGAGGCGTTACGGGGTGAACTGGAAGCTCAGTTGGAAGAATTGAGCCTGGGCGCCAATGAAAGTGGTGAACGTCGTATTCAAATACGTCAGGAATTTGAACAGCTCAAGCAAAAAATTCAAGGGCTGACCGCACGGGCACCGGTGTGGTTGGCGGCACAGGAAGCCTTGCAGCAGCTGAGTGAACAATGCAATGAAACATTCGAAAATAGTCACGATGTGACTGAATATATGCAGCAATTGCTTGAGCAAGAGCGTGAAATTACAGTCGAACGTGATGATATTGCGGCACAGAAACGCGAACTGGAAAAACAGATTGAACGTTTGAGCCAACCAAGTGGTGCCGAAGATAGCCGATTGCTCGCATTGGCAGAGCGTTTTGGTGGTGTTTTGTTGTCTGAAATTTATGACGACATTACCATTGATGACGCGCCTTATTTCTCCGCATTGTATGGTCCTGCACGTCACGCAATTGTCGTGCCTGATCTCTCACTACTTCGTCCACATCTGGAAACATTGGAAGATTGCCCGGAAGATCTCTATTTAATTGAGGGCGATCCACAGTCTTTTGATGACAGCGTCTTCCATTTTGAAGAGCAGGAAAACGCGGTTCTGGTGAAATCATCCGATCGCCAGTGGCGTTATTCCCGTTATCCTGAAGTTCCATTATTTGGGCGGGCAGCAAGAGAAAGTCGTCTGGAAGCACTTAGCCTTGAGCGTGATACGCTGGCAGAGCGCTACGCGACACTTTCGTTTGATGTGCAAAAAGTTCAGCGTGCGCATCAGGCTTTCAGTCGTTTTGTCGGTAAACACCTTTCTGTTGTGTTTGATGATGATCCAGAAGCAGAAATTCGTCGTCTGAGTCAGCGTCGTACTGAATTGGAGCGTGAGTTATCGCAATTTGAAACCCAGGCTCAGCAACATCAGCAGAAGCTGGTTCAGGTGAAAGAGAGCCTGTCACTATTAAATCGCCTGATTCCACAAATGACGATTTTGTTGGATGAAACCCTGTTTGAGCGCGTGGAAACCGTCCGTGAAGAAATGAGTGAGGCTCAGGAAGCCGCGCGTTTCCTGCAACAACACGGTAATGCGTTGGCTAAACTTGAACCGTTGGTTTCGGTCTTGCAAAGTGATCCACAGCAACATGAGCAGTTGCAGAAGGATTATGAGGCCGTGAAACAGAGCCAGAATCAGGCTAAACAACAAACCTTTGCCTTGACGGAAGTAGTGCAACGCCGTGCGCATTTCAGCTATAGCGACTCTGCCGGTATGCTTAACGAAAATGCCGACTTGAACGACAAATTGCGCCAACGCCTTGAACACGCAGAATCTGATCGTAGCCGTGCGCGTGAAAAATTGCGTCAGCAGCAAGCACAATGTGCGCAATTTAACCAAGTCTTGGCATCACTGAAAAGTTCTTATGACACCAAGCAAGACATGTTAAAAGAACTTGAGCAGGAGCTGAAAGATATTGGTGTCCAGGCAGATGCTAATGCCGAAAGCCGTGCCCGTGAACGCCGTGATCAGCTTCACGCCGCTGTGAATGCTAACCGTTCCCGCATTAACCAGCTTGAGAAACAGATCGCGTTCTGTGAAGCGGAAATGGAAAACCTCCAGAAAAAATTGCGTAAATCTGAACGTGATTATTACCAGAAATGTGAGCAGGTGGTTTCTTCCAAGGCGGGCTGGTGTGCCGTTATGCGTATGGTGAAAGACAATGGCGTTGAACGTCGCTTACATCGTCGCGAACTGGCTTATATGGATGGTGATGAGCTGCGTTCAATGTCGGATAAAGCGCTGGGGGCATTGCGTCTGGCTGTGGCCGATAATGAACATCTGCGCGATGCGTTGCGTTTATCCGAAGATCCAAAGCGTCCTGAGCGTAAGATCCAATTCTTTGTGGCGGTTTACCAGCATCTGCGTGAACGTATCCGGCAGGATATTATTCGAACGGATGATCCAGTCGATGCCATTGAACAGATGGAAATTGAATTGGCACGTTTGACGGAAGAATTAACCGCCCGTGAGCAGAAACTGGCAATCAGTTCCAAGAGCGTGGCAAATATCATTCGCAAAACCATTCAACGTGAACAGAATCGCATTCGTATGCTGAACCAAGGGTTACAGGCGGTTTCTTTTGGACAGGTTGGTGGTGTGCGCCTGAATGTGAATGTGCGTGAAAGTCATTCCCTGTTGTTGGATGTGCTTTCTGAACAGCAGGAACAGCATCAAGATCTGTTCAACAGCCAGCGTCTGACTTTCTCAGAAGCGATGGCAAAACTTTATCAGCGCCTGAACCCGCAAATCGATATAGGACAGCGTTTGCCTCAGACTATTGGTGAAGAATTACTGGATTACCGCAATTACCTTGAGCTGGAAGTTGAAGTCAACCGAGGTTCGGATGGCTGGCTAAAAGCGGAAAGTGGGGCACTTTCTACCGGAGAAGCGATTGGTACGGGGATGTCCATTCTGGTCATGGTTGTACAGAGCTGGGAAGAAGAATCACGTCGTCTGCGTGGTAAAGATATTTCTCCGTGCCGACTGCTGTTCCTTGATGAAGCTGCCCGATTAGATGCGAAATCCATTGCAACGCTGTTTGAGTTATGTGAACGTTTGCATATGCAGTTAATTATCGCTGCACCGGAAAATATCAGTCCAGAAAAAGGGACAACTTATAAACTGGTACGTAAGATTTTCAATAACCAGGAACATGTACATGTTGTTGGGTTGCGTGGTTTTGGGCAAGATATTCCGGTTACTGAGCAATCACAAATACAGGCACAACCTGTGTTACAAGAATAACTTTATCATTGAATGATATTTCTTCTAAGAAGGGGGGCGTATTATGCCCCTTTCTTAATTGGGATAGAACTTGTTTGAATATTTGTCTCCTTGTGCGGTATGTCTCGTTTTGATGTGGTGATAAAGTTTACTATTTCGCACCGTTACTACTAATGTGAAAAAGGAATAACGATGCGTAAAGTTACCCTGCTATTTAGTACAATTGTGCTTGCTTTTGGTTTGAACAGCATGGCACAAGCAAAAGTATTTATGCCTGAGCAAGTTGCTTCAGGTGTTTCTGTGGCAGATTTAGCTCAACGTCATGCGGTACATTGGGTATCTGTAGAGCAGATTAAGCGCAGCCTACAAAACCAGCCAGCAATGGCAGTAGGTTTTGATATCGACGATACCGTACTGTTTTCAAGTCCAGGTTTTTATCGTGGTAAATCGGAGTACTCACCTAATGACAATAGTTATCTGAAAAATCCGGCATTTTGGGAAAAAATGAATAATGAATGGGATAAATTCAGTATACCCAAGAAGATCGGCATTGAACTGGTTCAGATGCACTTAAAGCGGGGGGATGATATTTATTTCATTACAGCGCGTACAAAAACTAAGACAGAGGCAGTGACCAAATACTTACAGGAAGACTTACATATTCCAGCCGATAAAATGAATGCCGTTATTTTTACGGGTGATGAACCAGGTAAAAATAACAAAATTCGTTGGATGAAAGAGCATAATTTGAAGATTTATTATGGCGATGCAGATACTGATATTGCTGCCGCTCGTGCATTGAATATTCGTGGGATCCGTATTCTGAGAGCATCAAACTCGTCTTATCAGCCCCTGCCTAAAGCTGGCCGCTTTGGAGAAGAAGTCGTTATTAATTCTGAGTATTAATCTTAAAATTCAATGCAATATACTCTGATTAAAGGCACTAAAGGTGCCTTTTTCTTTTTTTATACGCGTTACCTTTCAAGTTACTCATTATAAGACAACAATATGTATCTTGAGGTGAGATGGGTATAAGCCATTATAATTTAAATTTTATTTTCTTATACGCATTAAACTTCAAGTTGTAATTTACAACACGATATGAAACCTGATTTTTTCCCGCTTCGCGGGGAGAAATTACACGCATCTTGAAGTTAGGTTGGTATAGATTTTATTTCAGCTGGTGAAATAAAATTTGATTAGCGAGTCATCCTATCTTAAGCAGTAATTAGGTATATAATTACCAGTATTCTTTCTGATAAAATGAGTCTGCGGATAATTATAATAAGTCATTGGATAGCTGCATATATAATAAGGTGAGGTGAGCTCTTATGGTGAAGAACACGGTCAGGTTACTGAAAGTTTCTTTTATCTGTAGCACATTGGCGGTATCAGAAGGTACTTTTGCAAATCAACAAAA contains:
- the mukB gene encoding chromosome partition protein MukB translates to MIERGKFRSLTLVNWNGFFARTFDLDELVTTLSGGNGAGKSTTMAAFVTALIPDLTLLHFRNTTEAGATSGSRDKGLHGKLRAGVCYSTLDVVNSRHQRIITGVRLQQVAGRDRKVDIKPFMIQGVPASIQPTQLLTDNINERQARVLPLNELKERLDKMEGVQFKQFNSITDYHALMFDLGVIPKRLRSASDRSKFYRLIEASLYGGISSAITRSLRDYLLPENSGVRKAFQDMEAALRENRITLEAIRVTQSDRDLFKHLITEATAYVSADYMRHANERRVHLDEALALRSELFGSRRQLVAERYRHVEMARELGEQSGASSDLEMDYQAASDHLNLVQTAMRQQEKIDRYQSDIEELIYRLEEQSEVVEEARDLQAEYEATCEAAEQEVDELKSQLADYQQALDVQQTRAIQYQQALQALERARELCQLPELSIENADEWQETYQAKAQQATETLLALEQKLSVADAAHSQFEQAYQLVKSIIGEVSRSEAWQAAREALREWPSQRHLAERVQPLRIQLTELEQRLNSQQNAERLLEEFCKRHNQQHQAEDLEALRGELEAQLEELSLGANESGERRIQIRQEFEQLKQKIQGLTARAPVWLAAQEALQQLSEQCNETFENSHDVTEYMQQLLEQEREITVERDDIAAQKRELEKQIERLSQPSGAEDSRLLALAERFGGVLLSEIYDDITIDDAPYFSALYGPARHAIVVPDLSLLRPHLETLEDCPEDLYLIEGDPQSFDDSVFHFEEQENAVLVKSSDRQWRYSRYPEVPLFGRAARESRLEALSLERDTLAERYATLSFDVQKVQRAHQAFSRFVGKHLSVVFDDDPEAEIRRLSQRRTELERELSQFETQAQQHQQKLVQVKESLSLLNRLIPQMTILLDETLFERVETVREEMSEAQEAARFLQQHGNALAKLEPLVSVLQSDPQQHEQLQKDYEAVKQSQNQAKQQTFALTEVVQRRAHFSYSDSAGMLNENADLNDKLRQRLEHAESDRSRAREKLRQQQAQCAQFNQVLASLKSSYDTKQDMLKELEQELKDIGVQADANAESRARERRDQLHAAVNANRSRINQLEKQIAFCEAEMENLQKKLRKSERDYYQKCEQVVSSKAGWCAVMRMVKDNGVERRLHRRELAYMDGDELRSMSDKALGALRLAVADNEHLRDALRLSEDPKRPERKIQFFVAVYQHLRERIRQDIIRTDDPVDAIEQMEIELARLTEELTAREQKLAISSKSVANIIRKTIQREQNRIRMLNQGLQAVSFGQVGGVRLNVNVRESHSLLLDVLSEQQEQHQDLFNSQRLTFSEAMAKLYQRLNPQIDIGQRLPQTIGEELLDYRNYLELEVEVNRGSDGWLKAESGALSTGEAIGTGMSILVMVVQSWEEESRRLRGKDISPCRLLFLDEAARLDAKSIATLFELCERLHMQLIIAAPENISPEKGTTYKLVRKIFNNQEHVHVVGLRGFGQDIPVTEQSQIQAQPVLQE
- the kdsB gene encoding 3-deoxy-manno-octulosonate cytidylyltransferase translates to MFTVIIPARFSSTRLPGKPLADIHGKPMVVRVMERAVRSGADRVIVATDHQEVFDAVIAAGGEACMTRENHHSGTERLAEVIDKYQFADDEIIVNVQGDEPLIPEQIIKQVADNLADSNAGMATLAVQIQNAEEAFNPNAVKVVMDSQGYALYFSRATIPWERDRFMQSTESIGEHFLRHIGIYAYRAGFIRRYIQWSPSPLESIEMLEQLRVLWYGEKIHVAKALQAPGTGVDTPEDLQAVRKVFATL
- the cmoM gene encoding tRNA uridine 5-oxyacetic acid(34) methyltransferase CmoM — its product is MRDRNFDDIADKFSRNIYGTTKGKIRQAVVWQDINELLNHLPQRPLLILDAGGGEGNMACQLAELGHQVILCDLSKEMIQRAEHNAEERGVLAQMQFIQSPVQEIHQHIEQPVDLILFHAVLEWITDQKNVIETLEDMITPGGALSLMFYNANGLVMRNAILGNFHLATPNIQRRRKRSLSPQNPLIPEQVYQWLTELKMEITGKTGVRVFHDYLQSRQLQDTNFPALLELEQRYCRQEPYISLGRYIHVMARKPTLKSEL
- the mukE gene encoding chromosome partition protein MukE; the protein is MSSTHIEQLMPVKLAQALSNTLFPELDSQLRAGRHISLDDLDNHAFLMDFQEELEMFYARYNVELIRAPEGFFYLRPRSTTLIPRSVLSELDMMVGKILCYLYLSPERLSNQGIFTFQELYEELLSLADENKLVKLVNQRSTGSDLDKQKLQEKSRTALNRLRRLGMVYFLQNDSNKFTITEAVFRFGADVRSGDDPREAQLRMIRDGEAMPIERETSQEDNEHEEASGHSAEGTEDEQS
- the elyC gene encoding envelope biogenesis factor ElyC translates to MLFLLKKYIGSLLMPLPLIIIVSFAALLLLWVTRWQKTGKAILSLSWLALLLFSLQPVADKLLLPVEGKYVQRYEPDTTPITPIKYIVVLGGAFTYNPQWAPSANLISNSLPRVTEGIRLYRLNPGAKMIFTGGKGVNAISSAEVAAMVAQSLGIPVEDTIALKKPLDTEEEAAEVEKIVGQQPFILVTSANHMERALKFFVQRGLHPIAGPANQLAVTTPLYSWEKYLPSSYYLSHTERAWYETLGRIWQAIKPVSQDIRIEQSKDLQPKEGEK
- the mukF gene encoding chromosome partition protein MukF, which encodes MSEYSQTVPELVSWARKNDFSISLPPERLAFLLAIAVLNSERLDGEMSEGELVDAFREVCKGFEQTSEAVSVRANNAINDMVRQKLLNRFTSELADGNAIYRLTPLGIGISDYYIRQREFSTLRLSMQLSIVANELHRAAEAAEEGGDELHWHRNVFAPLKYSVAEIFDSIDMSQRLMDEQQNSVKTDIAALLNQDWQAAIANCEQLLSETSGTLRELQDTLEAAGDKLQANLLRIQAANMDSGGSELVDKLVFDLQSKLDRIISWGQQAIDLWIGYDRHVHKFIRTAIDMDKNRIFAQRLRQSIQHYFDSPWTLTVANAERFLDMRDEELTLRNEEVMGELPPEMEYEEFSEINEQLAEMIEQALAVYQQAKLPLDLGAVLRDYLVQYPRKRHFDVARILVDQAVRLGVAEADFSGLPAEWLAINDYGAKVQAHVIDTY
- the aphA gene encoding acid phosphatase AphA codes for the protein MRKVTLLFSTIVLAFGLNSMAQAKVFMPEQVASGVSVADLAQRHAVHWVSVEQIKRSLQNQPAMAVGFDIDDTVLFSSPGFYRGKSEYSPNDNSYLKNPAFWEKMNNEWDKFSIPKKIGIELVQMHLKRGDDIYFITARTKTKTEAVTKYLQEDLHIPADKMNAVIFTGDEPGKNNKIRWMKEHNLKIYYGDADTDIAAARALNIRGIRILRASNSSYQPLPKAGRFGEEVVINSEY